In Rutidosis leptorrhynchoides isolate AG116_Rl617_1_P2 chromosome 2, CSIRO_AGI_Rlap_v1, whole genome shotgun sequence, one genomic interval encodes:
- the LOC139887579 gene encoding uncharacterized mitochondrial protein AtMg00810-like, with amino-acid sequence MSSTNGPSYSDPTEFRSLAGALQYLTFTRPDISYAVQQICLHMHDPKECHMQALRRIIWYIRGTISHGLQLTKSSLSSLVCYTDADWGGYPDTRRSTSGYCVFLGGHLVSWSAKRQPTVSRSSAEAEYRGVANVVSESCWLRNIPLELHCPLSKATIVFCDNVSAIFLSGNPVQHQ; translated from the coding sequence ATGAGTTCCACAAATGGTCCTTCCTATTCAGACCCGACCGAATTTCGTAGCCTAGCAGGGGCACTACAATACTTAACCTTCACACGACCCGACATCTCATATGCAGTTCAACAAATTTGTTTACACATGCACGATCCGAAAGAGTGCCATATGCAAGCACTACGCCGCATAATCTGGTACATTCGTGGTACTATTTCACATGGGCTACAATTGACAAAAAGCTCACTATCATCTTTAGTGTGTTACACAGATGCAGATTGGGGTGGTTATCCTGACACGCGACGCTCAACATCCGGTTATTGTGTATTTTTAGGAGGCCATCTCGTCTCGTGGTCCGCTAAACGTCAACCTACCGTTTCCCGATCCAGTGCCGAAGCCGAATATCGAGGTGTAGCAAATGTTGTGTCCGAATCCTGTTGGCTTCGCAATATCCCGTTAGAACTTCATTGTCCTCTATCAAAGGCCACCATTGTGTTTTGTGATAATGTTAGTGCAATTTTTCTTTCCGGTAATCCAGTGCAACATCAATGA